In one window of Zingiber officinale cultivar Zhangliang chromosome 11A, Zo_v1.1, whole genome shotgun sequence DNA:
- the LOC122031257 gene encoding probable aspartic protease At2g35615: MAAISTIFRLLLLISFVPSLFSQDTVFDVELVHRDSPMSPLYNNSMTPFDHLQAAVVRSVNRASYFDKRIDMNTSIDIELGLTYNTGEFLMRFGMGTPNMQSMLGFIDTGSYLNWVDCAGCQCFNLSGDLFYPSESLSYKKLSCYSNECNNLGRCNKDKMCQYHVTFGDDSNIDGIFSSETLSFTSLDTNQITFIPNILFGCNLRSLLTKFHDPGSSIGLGPNSPSLIHQLAPKYISKYFSYCLDYLNGGVASRLFLGRGKQTITGTTMVTPLMTQDNFYAVQLNAISIPQKFAVFLPTRSKLRAGNIIFDSGTVMTVLDTEVVDRLVRELTNYVSLPTVKVTGPFKLCFNVFSTEDEDELPGLWFSFAGTLGNFWVGPENLFGWYNRHVKCMVIIEANGLQVFGNIMQQDVLVGHDLDKMELTIIEKKCTELYKP; this comes from the coding sequence ATGGCAGCCATTAGTACCATCTTCCGCCTCCTCCTACTAATCTCCTTCGTGCCATCCCTTTTCTCTCAGGACACTGTCTTCGATGTCGAGCTGGTCCACCGTGACTCTCCCATGTCACCACTATACAACAACTCAATGACACCCTTTGATCACCTACAGGCCGCCGTCGTTCGCTCGGTCAACCGAGCTAGCTACTTTGACAAGCGCATCGACATGAACACCTCCATCGACATAGAGCTCGGCTTGACATACAATACCGGGGAATTCCTGATGAGGTTCGGCATGGGCACGCCAAATATGCAATCTATGTTGGGCTTCATCGACACCGGCAGCTACCTAAACTGGGTTGACTGCGCTGGTTGCCAATGCTTCAACTTATCCGGTGACCTATTCTATCCTAGTGAATCCCTCTCCTACAAGAAGTTATCATGCTATTCTAATGAGTGCAACAACTTGGGTCGTTGCAATAAAGATAAGATGTGCCAGTACCATGTCACCTTCGGTGACGACTCCAACATCGATGGAATTTTCTCCTCGGAAACCTTGAGTTTCACCTCATTAGATACGAACCAAATTACCTTCAttccaaatattttatttggTTGCAACTTACGATCCTTGCTCACCAAATTTCATGACCCTGGTAGCTCCATTGGGTTGGGCCCTAATTCGCCATCTTTGATCCATCAGCTCGCACCGAAGTACATCAGCAAGTACTTCTCCTATTGCCTGGACTATCTCAATGGGGGAGTTGCCAGCAGGCTCTTCTTGGGACGTGGTAAACAGACAATCACTGGAACGACAATGGTCACACCGCTTATGACGCAAGACAACTTCTACGCCGTGCAGCTTAACGCCATCTCGATCCCACAGAAGTTTGCTGTCTTCCTTCCTACGAGGTCCAAGTTGAGGGCCGGCAACATCATCTTCGACTCTGGCACCGTCATGACCGTACTGGACACTGAAGTGGTGGACCGGTTGGTGAGGGAATTGACGAATTACGTTAGCTTGCCGACTGTGAAGGTGACGGGCCCATTTAAATTGTGCTTCAATGTGTTCTCGACAGAGGATGAGGATGAGTTGCCAGGGTTGTGGTTCTCATTTGCTGGGACATTGGGGAACTTCTGGGTGGGGCCCGAAAACCTGTTTGGGTGGTATAATCGGCATGTGAAATGCATGGTGATAATAGAAGCGAATGGTCTACAAGTCTTTGGGAATATTATGCAGCAAGATGTTTTGGTTGGACATGATCTAGATAAAATGGAATTGACCATTATAGAGAAAAAGTGCACTGAGTTATACAAACCCTAA
- the LOC122031258 gene encoding secreted RxLR effector protein 161-like, whose translation MNEANPVVFPTDYKGAITSITGREKPDVAIYRGIVGNLIYLSHTRPDLSFLVNLLSRYMSQPTSAHLAAAKRALKYVKGTMDLGLFFPATGDNESFTNLEGYSDSDYAGAEDAKSTSGYIFYLNNAPFSWSTKKQDVVAQSTAEAEFIAAALARNQCTWIRQLLSDIGFTPEAATPLMIDNQAAIAIAKDPTHFS comes from the coding sequence ATGAATGAAGCCAACCCAGTTGTTTTCCCTACTGACTACAAAGGAGCAATAACCTCTATTACAGGAAGAGAAAAACCTGATGTTGCTATTTATAGAGGTATTGTGGGAAATTTGATATATCTATCCCATACCAGACCTGATCTAAGTTTTCTGGTGAATCTTCTCTCACGCTACATGAGTCAACCAACTTCAGCACATTTGGCAGCTGCTAAACGAGCCCTCAAGTATGTGAAAGGCACAATGGACTTGGGTCTGTTCTTCCCTGCAACAGGCGACAACGAAAGCTTCACAAATTTAGAAGGATACTCGGACAGTGATTATGCAGGGGCAGAGGATGCAAAAAGTACTTCTGGTTATATCTTTTACCTCAACAACGCTCCTTTCTCCTGGAGCACAAAGAAACAAGATGTTGTGGCACAATCAACGGCGGAAGCGGAATTCATTGCGGCAGCTCTCGCTAGAAATCAATGTACATGGATACGACAATTGCTATCAGACATTGGTTTCACACCAGAGGCAGCAACACCTTTGATGATTGACAACCAAGCTGCCATAGCAATTGCAAAGGATCCTACTCACTTTAGTTGA